The Campylobacter concisus genome has a window encoding:
- a CDS encoding phosphopantetheine-binding protein, whose amino-acid sequence MKELVNEIKELIITSLNLEDMKPSDIDENAPLFSEGLGLDSVDALELGLAVQKKYGLVLDSKTANLKEIFFSVSSLAKYIYENRK is encoded by the coding sequence GTGAAAGAACTAGTTAATGAGATAAAAGAGCTGATCATCACAAGCTTAAATTTAGAGGATATGAAACCAAGCGATATCGACGAGAACGCACCGCTTTTTAGCGAGGGGCTCGGGCTTGACAGCGTCGATGCGCTAGAGCTTGGGCTTGCTGTGCAGAAAAAATATGGTCTCGTGCTTGACTCAAAGACAGCAAATTTAAAAGAGATATTTTTTAGCGTATCTTCTCTTGCAAAATACATTTACGAAAATAGGAAATAA
- a CDS encoding acyl-CoA thioesterase, which yields MRVEISHVSTFKVAFFDVDSMEVMWHGNYVKYLEMARCELLDKLGYNYIAMKKDGYAFPIVKLDVKYVRPAFFNDVIKVTTTLSECETFLKFHYLIENEKGEKLSEANTAQAVIEMKNLQTCFEMPEALKKALKAYNEKEKR from the coding sequence ATGAGAGTGGAAATTTCACACGTTAGCACATTTAAAGTGGCGTTTTTTGACGTTGATAGCATGGAGGTGATGTGGCATGGCAACTACGTCAAGTACCTAGAAATGGCGCGTTGCGAGCTACTTGACAAGCTAGGATACAACTACATCGCTATGAAAAAAGATGGTTACGCCTTTCCTATCGTAAAACTTGACGTAAAGTACGTACGCCCAGCCTTTTTTAACGACGTCATAAAGGTCACGACGACGCTTAGCGAGTGCGAAACGTTTTTGAAATTTCACTACCTTATAGAAAATGAAAAGGGCGAAAAACTAAGCGAGGCAAATACCGCCCAAGCTGTCATCGAGATGAAAAATTTACAAACTTGCTTTGAGATGCCAGAAGCCCTAAAAAAGGCGCTTAAAGCCTACAATGAAAAGGAGAAAAGATGA
- a CDS encoding beta-ketoacyl-ACP synthase — translation MRVFVTGIGAVSAFGNSWDEMRAKFLAGKNAVRYMSEWEDYKELNTRLAAPIIDYKHPQEWDRKQLRSLGKVSTYSVHAAGLALKDAGLLNGEGLQAANLDPSVQDGRMGVASGSSTGSTDSILDMAKLVLDMDSGFNANTYIKMMPHTTAANIALFYSLKGRIIPTSSACTSGSHAIGYAYESIKSGSIDMMLAGGAEELCVSEAYVFDKLYATSVKNSTPNLTPTPFEKDRDGLVLGEGAGFLVLESEESALKRGAKIYAEVVGFGSTCDGTHITRPQSATMKAAMSLALRDAKLEPKSIGYVNAHATATKHGDIAESIATNELFGEDIAISSLKSYLGHTLGACGGLEAIASIMMMREELFFPTINLNLTDPECAKLNYLKEPTPIKTDFVMSNNFAFGGVNTSLIFKRVDNKF, via the coding sequence ATGCGTGTATTTGTCACAGGTATCGGCGCAGTCAGTGCTTTTGGCAACAGCTGGGATGAGATGAGGGCTAAATTTCTTGCAGGCAAAAACGCCGTGAGATATATGAGCGAGTGGGAGGACTATAAGGAGCTAAACACACGCCTAGCAGCACCTATCATAGACTACAAACACCCGCAGGAGTGGGACAGAAAACAGCTAAGAAGCCTCGGCAAGGTCTCAACTTATAGCGTACACGCGGCCGGACTTGCCTTAAAAGATGCTGGTTTGCTAAATGGCGAAGGCTTGCAAGCTGCAAATTTAGACCCAAGCGTGCAAGATGGCAGAATGGGTGTGGCAAGTGGCTCAAGCACTGGTAGCACCGACTCTATACTCGACATGGCAAAGCTAGTTTTGGATATGGATAGCGGCTTTAACGCAAATACCTACATAAAAATGATGCCTCACACCACAGCGGCAAATATCGCGCTATTTTACTCGCTAAAAGGGCGCATCATCCCTACATCTTCGGCATGTACGAGCGGTTCGCACGCCATTGGCTACGCGTACGAGAGCATAAAAAGTGGCAGCATAGATATGATGCTAGCAGGAGGCGCTGAGGAGCTTTGCGTGAGCGAGGCGTACGTTTTTGACAAACTTTACGCTACAAGTGTGAAAAACAGCACGCCAAATTTGACCCCAACGCCGTTTGAAAAAGATAGAGATGGCTTGGTGCTTGGCGAGGGGGCTGGATTTTTAGTGCTTGAAAGCGAAGAGAGCGCCTTAAAAAGAGGAGCTAAAATTTACGCTGAGGTCGTTGGCTTTGGCTCTACGTGTGACGGCACGCACATCACTAGACCACAAAGTGCTACGATGAAGGCGGCGATGAGCCTAGCACTTCGCGATGCAAAACTAGAGCCAAAAAGCATAGGCTACGTAAATGCCCATGCGACTGCGACAAAACATGGCGATATAGCTGAAAGTATCGCTACAAACGAGCTTTTTGGGGAGGACATCGCCATTAGCTCACTTAAAAGCTATCTAGGTCACACGCTTGGCGCTTGTGGCGGGCTGGAGGCGATCGCTAGCATAATGATGATGAGAGAAGAGCTATTTTTCCCAACTATAAATTTAAACCTAACTGATCCTGAGTGTGCAAAGCTAAACTACTTAAAGGAGCCAACGCCGATAAAGACGGACTTTGTGATGAGTAACAACTTTGCATTTGGCGGTGTAAATACATCTTTGATATTTAAAAGAGTAGATAACAAATTTTAA
- a CDS encoding excinuclease ABC subunit A, whose amino-acid sequence MKRLVSLVAVLAFASSLSARDDVKYHSLDFLNGPKAKEFLLPNVSISFGTGYTGKVIVKDLTSNKKTNGFNKSDEEACQIALLSALKSFQERAVKEGGTKVVNLTGYYKKQPFNSKTQFQCGSGSLMSGVTLRGDIAK is encoded by the coding sequence ATGAAAAGATTAGTTTCATTAGTTGCCGTTTTGGCATTTGCCTCAAGCCTTAGCGCGAGAGATGACGTGAAGTACCACTCACTAGACTTCTTAAATGGCCCAAAGGCTAAAGAATTTTTGCTACCAAACGTTAGCATCAGTTTTGGCACAGGTTACACTGGCAAGGTGATCGTAAAAGACCTAACGTCAAACAAAAAGACAAATGGCTTTAACAAAAGCGACGAAGAGGCATGCCAGATCGCACTTCTCTCTGCTCTAAAGTCATTTCAAGAAAGAGCGGTGAAAGAGGGCGGCACAAAGGTTGTAAATTTGACTGGATATTACAAAAAACAGCCATTTAACTCTAAAACTCAGTTTCAGTGCGGCAGCGGTTCTTTGATGTCTGGCGTCACACTAAGAGGCGACATCGCGAAATAA
- a CDS encoding LolA family protein, with translation MRKIALFLAIFISCFGYELDELKNIVKTDKVSGNFTQTKSLAGFNKSIKSTGEFRLENGGLYWDTLEPVTSKVFINKDGIFKNENGKLEKTSANFDEKLFLAIISLDENELRKEFDIKTSGSLKEWSIELSPKNLLFKQIFKSIKISGDEAVKKIELDEVSGDKTLNEFSIK, from the coding sequence ATGAGAAAAATAGCTCTTTTTTTAGCCATTTTTATATCTTGCTTTGGCTATGAGCTGGATGAGCTTAAAAATATAGTAAAAACAGATAAAGTAAGCGGAAATTTCACACAGACAAAGAGTCTGGCTGGCTTTAACAAAAGTATAAAAAGCACGGGCGAGTTTAGGCTCGAAAATGGCGGTCTTTACTGGGATACGCTTGAGCCTGTTACTTCAAAGGTTTTTATAAATAAAGATGGCATTTTTAAAAACGAAAATGGCAAGCTTGAAAAGACGAGCGCAAATTTTGATGAAAAGCTCTTTTTAGCTATTATCAGCCTCGATGAAAACGAGCTTAGGAAAGAATTTGACATAAAGACAAGTGGCAGCCTAAAAGAGTGGAGCATAGAGCTAAGCCCTAAAAATTTACTCTTTAAACAAATTTTTAAATCCATAAAGATAAGTGGCGATGAGGCGGTAAAAAAGATCGAGCTTGACGAGGTAAGCGGCGATAAAACGCTAAATGAGTTTAGTATAAAATGA
- a CDS encoding lysophospholipid acyltransferase family protein, whose amino-acid sequence MWQKRGKVAVISRLGILAMSLKILRAGFLFFFFALICISGDLLLVPVVLLGLNKFKFVQNLCRDLVRVSWGFFIKVTKICGYLDYKFELSKLNGGSNLVIANHPSLLDVVFLVSKFKRINCIVKGELGKNIFLFAAIRACNYIPNTNNEEFLQKSVDVLKSGENLLIFPEGTRTKEEIIFHKAAAYMGIKGASNVVCVGINMAPRSLRKNEPWYKTPDEKIKYVFKELKKFEVGEFLKDRPSPVRARALHEEISKIYKEEFSERTS is encoded by the coding sequence ATGTGGCAAAAACGTGGCAAAGTAGCAGTCATTTCGCGTCTTGGAATTTTAGCTATGAGCCTTAAAATTTTAAGAGCTGGATTTTTATTTTTCTTTTTTGCGCTAATTTGCATAAGCGGCGACCTTTTGCTAGTGCCAGTCGTGCTTTTGGGGCTAAATAAATTTAAATTTGTGCAAAATTTATGCCGAGATCTTGTTAGAGTTTCTTGGGGATTTTTTATAAAAGTTACTAAAATTTGTGGGTATCTGGACTATAAATTTGAGCTTAGCAAGCTAAATGGCGGCTCAAATTTAGTCATCGCAAACCACCCTTCGCTGCTTGATGTGGTCTTTTTGGTCTCAAAATTTAAAAGGATAAACTGCATCGTAAAGGGCGAGCTTGGCAAAAATATATTTTTATTTGCGGCTATTAGGGCGTGCAATTACATACCAAACACAAATAACGAGGAATTTTTACAAAAAAGCGTAGATGTTTTAAAAAGCGGCGAAAATTTGCTCATTTTCCCAGAGGGTACGCGCACGAAAGAGGAGATCATCTTTCATAAAGCAGCCGCATACATGGGCATAAAAGGCGCGTCTAATGTGGTTTGCGTTGGCATAAATATGGCTCCAAGAAGCCTTAGAAAAAATGAGCCATGGTACAAAACGCCAGATGAAAAGATAAAGTACGTCTTTAAGGAGCTAAAGAAATTTGAAGTTGGTGAGTTTTTAAAAGATAGGCCAAGCCCCGTAAGGGCCAGGGCGCTACACGAAGAGATAAGTAAAATTTATAAGGAGGAATTTAGTGAAAGAACTAGTTAA
- a CDS encoding beta-ketoacyl synthase chain length factor, which yields MKFQVDFYDAIAYGEISEDLARYKKEFDLAKIPPMQRRRLSSAAKCAFSLLSSFESIDMPVIFSSYEGEINRCFELETALAKAEPVSPTSFSLSVHNAISSLLSIEAKNHNEILAISSFSPVEDALQAAFLRLNDGYEKVLILAYHESISQSYFDEKKPSFMLALVVSKAKDKSVLTLKRVEKEEEISENLLQSFIVNFDPNVAKTWQSSSHFASWNFSYEP from the coding sequence ATGAAATTTCAAGTTGATTTTTATGACGCTATAGCCTATGGCGAGATCAGCGAGGATCTGGCTAGATATAAAAAAGAATTTGATCTAGCAAAGATCCCGCCCATGCAAAGAAGAAGGCTAAGTAGTGCCGCAAAGTGCGCTTTTAGCCTACTTAGTAGTTTTGAGAGCATCGACATGCCAGTCATTTTTAGCTCTTATGAGGGCGAGATAAATCGCTGTTTTGAGCTAGAAACTGCGCTTGCAAAGGCTGAGCCAGTATCGCCAACGTCGTTTTCGCTCTCTGTGCATAACGCTATCTCGTCGCTTCTTAGCATCGAAGCTAAAAATCACAATGAAATTCTAGCCATTTCTTCTTTTAGCCCAGTAGAAGACGCGCTGCAAGCTGCGTTTTTAAGGCTAAATGACGGATATGAAAAGGTGCTCATCCTTGCCTATCATGAGTCTATATCGCAGAGCTATTTTGATGAGAAAAAGCCATCATTTATGCTAGCTCTTGTCGTCTCAAAGGCAAAAGATAAGAGTGTTTTAACTCTAAAAAGAGTGGAAAAAGAAGAAGAAATTTCAGAAAATTTACTGCAAAGCTTCATCGTAAATTTTGACCCAAATGTGGCAAAAACGTGGCAAAGTAGCAGTCATTTCGCGTCTTGGAATTTTAGCTATGAGCCTTAA
- a CDS encoding glycosyltransferase family 2 protein yields MKTLFLIPFYNHPEKIKALCEALARYDLHILIVDDGSDEASKKALQNLSEFGVEILTRAQNGGKGAALKDGFRHALQNGYTHAFQIDADFQHDISEVSEFLELSKRYPSDLIMADPIYGEDAPKSRFYGRKITNFWVKINTLNFDIKDAMCGFRIYPLKELESATLQSSSNRMEFDMEILVNAIRSGVEIKWIALKVSYEAGGVSHFKMLKDNALISLMHARYFFTLAPFLLGKAFKGQKYAWWQKGERSNEFFLRVSLFLTRNLPIFLIKPIVIIVVCFYYLFSKVERENIREFLLNVEKFSAKKPATGVFSNFYDFGIAICDKFRIWQNGVLESELELSKFNSIKDEFEASKRGRIVLTSHLGNVEICKALSLRSPNFRMIILVYSKGSENFYKILEQISKGQIKLISVEKLDAAAMMQLKEAVEDGVNIGIMGDRTPFNGDKFIRLSFLGKEAKFNYGPYLLAGILGVKMSALWCIKKGDKFDIELSDIADEIKLSRDRKASVMPYVQSYVRQLEIRACKSPSQWFNFFDFWR; encoded by the coding sequence ATGAAGACGCTCTTTCTCATACCATTTTACAACCATCCAGAAAAGATAAAAGCCCTTTGTGAGGCGCTTGCAAGATATGATCTACACATTTTGATAGTCGATGATGGCTCAGATGAAGCTTCAAAAAAAGCTTTGCAAAATTTGAGCGAATTTGGTGTAGAAATTTTAACTAGAGCGCAAAATGGCGGCAAGGGAGCTGCGCTAAAAGATGGTTTTAGGCACGCTTTGCAAAATGGCTACACGCACGCGTTTCAGATCGACGCTGACTTTCAGCACGACATAAGCGAGGTATCGGAGTTTTTGGAGCTTAGCAAAAGATATCCAAGTGATCTAATAATGGCTGATCCAATTTACGGCGAAGACGCGCCAAAGTCGAGGTTTTATGGCAGAAAGATCACAAATTTTTGGGTCAAGATCAACACTTTAAATTTTGACATCAAAGACGCGATGTGTGGCTTTAGAATTTATCCTCTAAAAGAGCTTGAGAGTGCGACCCTCCAAAGTAGCTCAAATAGAATGGAATTTGACATGGAGATCTTGGTAAATGCCATAAGATCTGGCGTAGAGATCAAGTGGATAGCGCTAAAAGTGAGCTACGAAGCTGGCGGCGTTTCGCACTTTAAAATGCTAAAAGATAACGCGCTAATAAGCCTAATGCACGCAAGATATTTTTTTACTTTAGCGCCATTTTTGCTTGGCAAAGCCTTTAAAGGACAAAAATATGCATGGTGGCAAAAGGGTGAGAGATCAAACGAATTTTTCCTGCGAGTTAGCCTATTTTTAACTAGAAATTTGCCTATATTTCTCATAAAACCTATCGTTATTATCGTCGTTTGCTTTTACTATCTCTTTTCAAAAGTTGAGAGAGAAAATATAAGAGAATTTCTTTTAAATGTAGAAAAATTTAGCGCTAAAAAGCCGGCAACTGGCGTTTTTAGTAACTTTTATGACTTTGGCATAGCAATATGTGATAAATTTCGCATCTGGCAAAATGGCGTGCTTGAAAGCGAGCTAGAGCTTAGTAAATTTAACAGCATCAAAGATGAGTTTGAAGCTTCAAAGCGTGGTAGGATCGTGCTTACAAGCCATCTTGGAAATGTAGAAATTTGCAAGGCGCTCTCACTTAGATCGCCAAATTTTCGCATGATCATCTTGGTTTATAGCAAGGGTAGTGAGAATTTTTATAAAATTTTAGAGCAGATAAGCAAGGGGCAGATCAAACTAATAAGCGTTGAAAAGCTTGATGCGGCTGCGATGATGCAGCTAAAAGAGGCGGTTGAAGATGGCGTAAATATCGGCATAATGGGCGATAGGACACCGTTTAATGGAGATAAATTTATAAGGCTTAGCTTCCTTGGCAAGGAGGCTAAATTTAACTACGGCCCATACTTGCTAGCTGGCATTTTGGGAGTAAAAATGAGCGCGCTTTGGTGCATAAAAAAGGGCGATAAATTTGACATTGAACTAAGTGATATCGCTGATGAGATAAAGCTTAGCAGAGACCGCAAGGCAAGCGTCATGCCATACGTGCAAAGCTATGTAAGGCAGCTTGAAATAAGAGCGTGCAAGAGCCCATCGCAGTGGTTTAACTTTTTTGATTTTTGGAGATGA
- a CDS encoding CinA family protein translates to MRQSILIIGEDLEINREFLNYIFQSYEDHFGELGVVSFAPKNSKELPFIIENLSKDYDFVSIFGSDENFAIAAKIVATLTGGSLELKDSTTLALKDSLDYSKNSFLTSLNNAQINLIKANPNEELGEFLTEYEPDFSYFHLIDIDADSAKILMLPLAKTYEVDITLAQILPNLILVRAKSNKFGQIESFLQGVKTLFSQKFIPQKDVIKFVANRLMQKGLKISFAESCTAGLAAAKFARYGGVSASFDGSLVTYANHIKHEWLGVEDEILDTYGAVSEPCVKAMVKGTLSTTNADFALAISGIAGPGGGTASKPVGTVYVAAGDRNGNIEVERLLLKGDRNYVREQSVLSAYLCLLRLKSEIFFA, encoded by the coding sequence ATGAGACAAAGTATCTTGATAATAGGCGAAGATCTTGAGATAAATAGAGAATTTCTAAACTACATTTTTCAAAGCTACGAGGATCATTTTGGCGAGCTTGGAGTTGTCAGTTTTGCTCCAAAAAATAGCAAAGAGCTACCTTTTATCATCGAAAATTTATCAAAAGATTACGACTTTGTAAGCATTTTTGGCTCGGATGAAAATTTTGCCATCGCCGCAAAGATCGTAGCGACGCTAACAGGGGGCTCGCTTGAGCTAAAAGATAGCACGACACTTGCACTTAAAGATAGCTTAGACTACTCAAAAAATAGCTTTTTAACCAGTCTAAATAACGCCCAGATAAATCTCATAAAAGCTAATCCAAATGAAGAGCTAGGCGAGTTTCTCACCGAGTACGAGCCTGATTTTAGCTACTTTCATCTAATAGACATCGACGCAGATAGTGCTAAGATCCTTATGCTGCCACTTGCTAAAACTTACGAGGTCGATATCACTCTTGCGCAGATCCTGCCAAATTTGATACTAGTAAGAGCAAAAAGCAATAAATTTGGCCAGATCGAGAGCTTTTTACAAGGTGTAAAAACGCTATTTTCACAAAAATTTATCCCGCAAAAAGATGTGATCAAATTTGTAGCAAATAGGCTCATGCAAAAGGGGCTTAAAATTTCATTTGCTGAGTCTTGCACGGCTGGGCTTGCGGCGGCTAAATTTGCAAGATATGGAGGCGTCTCGGCTAGCTTTGATGGCTCGCTAGTGACCTACGCAAATCACATAAAGCATGAGTGGCTGGGCGTTGAGGATGAAATTTTAGATACTTACGGAGCCGTGAGCGAGCCTTGCGTAAAAGCGATGGTAAAAGGCACGCTAAGCACGACAAATGCGGACTTTGCACTTGCCATTAGTGGCATCGCTGGACCAGGTGGTGGCACAGCTAGCAAGCCAGTTGGCACGGTATATGTCGCAGCTGGCGATAGAAACGGCAACATCGAGGTTGAGAGGCTACTTTTAAAAGGGGATCGCAACTACGTTAGAGAGCAAAGCGTGCTAAGCGCCTATCTATGTTTGCTTCGTCTAAAAAGCGAGATATTTTTCGCGTAA
- a CDS encoding acyl carrier protein, protein MSEVEIFEILKKALIELFEIDESKIKPETRIYEDLQIDSIDAIDMIDYIKRQTGYRLMPEDFKNVKTLDDIVKAVAKKFEA, encoded by the coding sequence ATGAGCGAAGTAGAAATTTTTGAAATTTTAAAGAAGGCTTTGATCGAGCTTTTTGAGATAGATGAGAGCAAGATAAAGCCTGAAACTAGGATATATGAGGACTTACAGATAGATAGCATAGATGCTATTGATATGATTGATTACATCAAGCGCCAAACTGGTTATAGACTGATGCCAGAGGACTTTAAAAACGTAAAAACGCTTGATGATATCGTAAAAGCCGTAGCAAAGAAATTTGAAGCATAA
- a CDS encoding AMP-binding protein, whose protein sequence is MDFKKSLKAFKFVDINKDLYEYAATFGANLKEKNLSEIEIYLSQSFDFCTAFFGALAIGVKPILLAKPIYSGDKFVINDENFGDFLDFSKSMELKFDQNSTFFLQTSGSSGASKNIQKSLGAMIDEGLFLKDELGFSREDKFFASVSHQHMFGLTFKIFLPLISGAKAVSKELNYPEAIFELDLTNLSFVTSPVLLQTLVSSPRAAEISGLKNIICAGSALKSELRAKIESLSSARIIEIYGSTETGIVARNLGDELLLFSKVKAGLSEDEALNVSSPWCEFFQTSDWAQIDGSRLTLKGRIDRIVKLNDKRVNLISIENKMFESGLLKDCYCDTHPKFKRLVALLELSEDGVRLFRDSGKKGVVARLNELLRPEFKNSVRYFKIVSSLCKNAQGKFLKANFKLLLEKNEELSWDKSSEEGVYKFKTKLSPALGIFMEHFPNLPLLPGFVQLDFVFKFARELGAEIGDQCVVENLKFLKFVRPNDELCIEISQKDEKIYFEIFCNGTKSAGGRIKLGL, encoded by the coding sequence ATGGATTTTAAAAAGAGCCTAAAGGCATTTAAATTTGTAGATATTAACAAGGACCTTTACGAGTATGCAGCTACTTTTGGGGCAAATTTAAAAGAGAAAAATTTAAGCGAGATAGAAATTTATTTAAGCCAGAGCTTTGACTTTTGCACAGCTTTTTTTGGAGCGCTAGCTATTGGCGTAAAACCTATCTTGCTTGCAAAGCCGATATATAGCGGGGATAAATTTGTCATTAATGATGAAAATTTTGGTGATTTTTTAGACTTTAGTAAGAGCATGGAGCTAAAATTTGATCAAAATTCTACATTTTTTCTCCAGACCTCAGGCTCAAGTGGAGCTAGTAAAAATATCCAAAAAAGCCTTGGCGCGATGATAGATGAGGGACTATTTTTAAAAGATGAGCTGGGATTTAGCAGGGAGGATAAATTTTTTGCTAGCGTCTCGCACCAGCACATGTTTGGCCTTACATTTAAGATCTTTTTGCCGCTTATATCTGGAGCAAAGGCTGTTAGCAAGGAGCTAAACTACCCAGAAGCGATCTTTGAGCTTGATCTTACAAATTTAAGCTTTGTAACAAGCCCAGTCTTGCTTCAAACGCTAGTTTCTAGCCCAAGAGCAGCTGAAATTTCAGGGCTAAAAAACATCATCTGCGCAGGTTCAGCACTAAAGAGCGAGCTAAGAGCAAAGATAGAAAGCTTAAGTAGCGCTAGGATAATTGAAATTTATGGTAGCACCGAAACAGGCATAGTTGCTAGAAATTTAGGCGATGAGCTTTTACTTTTTAGCAAGGTAAAAGCGGGTCTTAGCGAGGACGAGGCGTTAAATGTGAGCTCGCCTTGGTGCGAGTTTTTCCAAACTAGCGACTGGGCACAGATAGATGGCAGCAGGCTCACGCTAAAAGGCAGGATCGATAGGATCGTTAAGCTAAACGACAAAAGGGTCAATCTAATAAGTATCGAAAATAAGATGTTTGAAAGTGGTCTTTTAAAAGATTGCTACTGCGACACGCATCCTAAATTTAAGCGTCTAGTTGCGCTTTTGGAGCTTAGCGAAGATGGCGTGAGGCTCTTTAGAGATAGCGGCAAAAAGGGCGTTGTAGCAAGGCTAAATGAGCTTTTAAGACCTGAGTTTAAAAATAGCGTTAGATATTTTAAGATAGTTAGTTCGCTTTGCAAAAACGCTCAGGGCAAGTTTTTAAAGGCAAATTTCAAGCTGCTTTTAGAAAAAAACGAGGAGCTTTCTTGGGATAAAAGTAGCGAAGAGGGCGTTTATAAATTTAAGACAAAGCTTAGCCCAGCACTTGGCATTTTTATGGAGCATTTTCCAAATTTGCCGCTTTTGCCTGGCTTTGTGCAGCTTGATTTTGTATTTAAATTTGCAAGAGAGCTTGGCGCAGAAATAGGCGATCAATGCGTGGTGGAGAATTTGAAATTTTTAAAATTTGTAAGGCCAAATGACGAGCTTTGTATAGAAATTTCACAAAAAGATGAGAAGATTTACTTTGAGATATTTTGCAACGGCACCAAGAGTGCTGGCGGTAGGATAAAGCTGGGCTTATGA